The sequence AACACAGAGGTGTGGAAGCTGCTGCTGACTTTCTTCTGCCCCATCCTCTGCTACACCAACCTCATTTCCTTTAGGTAAAACCTGCAGAATTCAaacgtttcttttctttttgtttttctttaattgttttagaTTTTCTCTTTCACATAGAAAGCAAGAGGAACAAGATAACAAGCTAGAAGACGAAGAAGGGAAGCCCAACGAGGACCACGTGGATAGCAACTATGACTATGGAACCACTGTGTTCTCCTACCCTGACATGAAACACATGTAAATACAGGTCATATTTATAACCAGGCAGTCAGAAGATGTTTACTGACTGATTAAGAACGTCTTTCTTTCTCAGTGACGGTGACGCTCAGGCTCCAGTCTCTCCTTCAACACCCATGATTGGTGAGTGCTTCATAAACCATCAGACCTTCATGTGGATGTCAGAAATCTCTTAACCACTTATCCTTGAATCCAGACAAAGACACACTTTTCCGACCGCCGCGGCGTCCCTTCATCGTGTCACGCTGGCGTCAGTTCTGGTTCGCACCTGTCACCTCATTTTTGGGCAACGTGGTGATGTACTTCCTCTTCCTGGTGCTCTTCGCCTACGTGCTGCTGGTGGATTTTAAGCCGCCGCTTCTTGAGGGTCCGGCGGTCTCGGAGTATGTGTTGTACTTCTGGGTGTTCACCATCGTGTGTGAGGAGATTAGGGAGGTGAGTGAGCgcacatctttattttctcagACTAGGAAAAAGCATAAAGGCATCAACAAAACTGTGGATCTCTTATCTTTTCTCCGCCTGACAGACGGCCTTTTTGGGGATGATGTCTTGGCGCCAAAGGCTGAAGAGCTAC comes from Oryzias melastigma strain HK-1 unplaced genomic scaffold, ASM292280v2 sc06384, whole genome shotgun sequence and encodes:
- the LOC112142288 gene encoding transient receptor potential cation channel subfamily M member 5-like, producing MKHIDGDAQAPVSPSTPMIDKDTLFRPPRRPFIVSRWRQFWFAPVTSFLGNVVMYFLFLVLFAYVLLVDFKPPLLEGPAVSEYVLYFWVFTIVCEEIRETAFLGMMSWRQRLKSYIQDVWNKIDIAAIILFIIGLICRCDHRILKALIYKPINGTPG